The DNA region TTTCAGTTTCTACCATGAAACAGAAGATAAAAGACCCTAAGAATCGATTCTATATTGTTTATGCAGATGGTTTGCCTGTGGGTTACGCCAAAATAGTCATAAACGCTAAAAACGAATATGTTACCTCAAAAAACAACTGTCGATTGCAACGGATCTTTATCTTAAATGATTTCATTCCGTTGAAAATTGGACAACAATTGCTAACTTTTGTTGAAGAACAAGCCAAAGCATTACAATTAGATACCATGTGGCTTACCGTTTATATAAAAAATAAGAGAGCCATTAGGTTCTATGAAAAAAGTGAATTTAAAAACGTTGGAGAATTAAACTTTATAGTTAGTGGCAAGGCCTATGATAATATAGTATTCTCAAAAAAGATAAATGAGCTCGCTTAACCTATTTTGGTTTAAGCGAAAATTAAAAGAGTTTAAATAAGTTCAAAAAATGAAAGAATATTCAAAATCAAAATTAAACCGAGTAAAACGAGGGCAAAACAGAGCTACTTACGATGTTGATAAAATAAACACCATTTTAGATGCTGGTTTTATAGGCTATGTAAGCTATGTGTACAAAGGCGGAGCTATTACACTGCCCATGGCCTACGGAAGAAAAGACAACAAAATTTATTTACATGGCTCGCAAGCCAACAGAATGTTACTCGCTTTATTAGAAGCTAAAGAAATGAGCATGACAGTGATGCATTTAGATGCATTGGTGTTGGCCCGATCTGGTTTGCACCATTCTGTAAATTATCGTTCAGCTACTTTGTTTGGTTCTGTAAAAAAAATAGAAGACCCAAAGGAGAAAGATGCTGCTCTTTTTTGTTTTATGGAACACATGATGAAAGGTCGTTGGGACGGCATTAGACCCATGCACCCAGAAGAATTAGACAGAACACTCGTTGTGGAAATGACTATTGAAACTGCTTCAGCTAAAATAAGAGATGTTGGTGTTGGTGACGAACCAGAAGATTACAGCCTAGACATTTGGGCAGGTTTAGTTCCTTTAAAGCAAGTTGCTGAATACCCAATTGCTGATAAAGGGTTACCACAGAACATGAAAATACCGAAACACGTTTTAGACTATTATCAAAACAACAAAGAATAAACCTATGGAAATTCAACTACGTGCAATGTCTGCAACCGATTGGGCAAATGTAGTAGAAATTTATAAAGAAGGTATTGCAACAGGTAATGCCACCTTTCAGCAAGAAGTACCCAACTACATGGAATGGGATAACAACCATCTTAAAAATTGTAGAATAGTGGCCATATTTAAAAACAAAATTGTAGGTTGGGCTGCATTATCACCAGTTTCTTCTCGATGCGTTTATGGAGGAGTTGCGGAAGTGAGTGTCTATGTGTTATCAAAATTTTCAGGACAGAAGATAGGAACCAAATTATTAAAAAAATTGATTTCTGAAAGTGAAAAGAATGGGATTTGGACTTTACAAGCTGGTGTTTTTCCTGAAAACAAAGGAAGCATTATAATTCACGAAAGGCTCGGATTTCGAAAAGTAGGCTACCGCGAAAAAATTGGGCAACAAAAGGGGACTTGGAGAGACACAGTGCTATTAGAAAAAAGAAGTGAACTCGTAGGAGTTTAATAATCGTAATACTTTTCGATATTTATGAAATAATAACAAACC from Aureibaculum sp. 2308TA14-22 includes:
- a CDS encoding GNAT family N-acetyltransferase, encoding MIKIETAKAEDTAILALLGRLTFAESHGQYIEDKNDLLKYLDENFSVSTMKQKIKDPKNRFYIVYADGLPVGYAKIVINAKNEYVTSKNNCRLQRIFILNDFIPLKIGQQLLTFVEEQAKALQLDTMWLTVYIKNKRAIRFYEKSEFKNVGELNFIVSGKAYDNIVFSKKINELA
- a CDS encoding pyridoxamine 5'-phosphate oxidase family protein: MKEYSKSKLNRVKRGQNRATYDVDKINTILDAGFIGYVSYVYKGGAITLPMAYGRKDNKIYLHGSQANRMLLALLEAKEMSMTVMHLDALVLARSGLHHSVNYRSATLFGSVKKIEDPKEKDAALFCFMEHMMKGRWDGIRPMHPEELDRTLVVEMTIETASAKIRDVGVGDEPEDYSLDIWAGLVPLKQVAEYPIADKGLPQNMKIPKHVLDYYQNNKE
- a CDS encoding GNAT family N-acetyltransferase; this translates as MEIQLRAMSATDWANVVEIYKEGIATGNATFQQEVPNYMEWDNNHLKNCRIVAIFKNKIVGWAALSPVSSRCVYGGVAEVSVYVLSKFSGQKIGTKLLKKLISESEKNGIWTLQAGVFPENKGSIIIHERLGFRKVGYREKIGQQKGTWRDTVLLEKRSELVGV